From Cellulophaga lytica DSM 7489, a single genomic window includes:
- a CDS encoding LytR/AlgR family response regulator transcription factor produces the protein MKLNAIIVEDEANSREILTNYLSKYCASVNLLGEAASIKEGLELINKHQPDLIFLDVEMPFGNAFDLLDQVPNRTFETVFVTAYNQYAMDALNSHAAYYLMKPINIDELIKAVEYVGEIRSKENALEDQILQPKTNKIDGKITLPQQDGFQVLNVADILFCKADDNYTEIYLDNKKILVSKTLKYFEEAMEDFPFARIHKSYLVNVNAIAKYKKGKGGSVVLHNGKELLVSASKKKALLSYFE, from the coding sequence ATGAAATTAAACGCAATTATAGTTGAAGACGAAGCTAATAGTAGAGAAATTTTAACCAATTACTTATCTAAATATTGTGCTAGTGTAAATTTACTTGGTGAAGCAGCATCTATAAAAGAAGGCTTAGAGCTGATAAATAAACACCAACCCGATTTAATTTTTTTAGATGTAGAAATGCCATTTGGCAATGCTTTTGATTTGCTAGACCAAGTGCCTAACAGAACTTTTGAAACTGTTTTTGTTACCGCATATAACCAGTATGCAATGGATGCTTTAAATAGTCATGCAGCGTATTATTTAATGAAACCCATTAATATAGACGAGTTAATTAAGGCGGTAGAATATGTAGGTGAAATTAGAAGCAAAGAAAATGCTTTGGAAGACCAAATTTTACAGCCAAAAACTAATAAAATAGATGGTAAAATAACATTACCGCAGCAAGATGGTTTTCAGGTTTTAAATGTTGCTGATATTCTTTTTTGCAAAGCCGATGATAATTATACCGAAATTTACCTAGATAATAAAAAGATATTAGTAAGTAAAACACTAAAGTATTTTGAAGAAGCAATGGAAGATTTTCCGTTTGCACGCATTCATAAATCGTACCTAGTAAACGTAAATGCTATAGCTAAATATAAGAAAGGTAAAGGTGGTAGTGTGGTTTTACACAATGGTAAAGAGTTATTGGTTTCTGCATCTAAAAAGAAAGCGCTTTTATCTTATTTTGAATAA
- a CDS encoding gamma carbonic anhydrase family protein: protein MICKEVNGKSPQIGEDCFIAENATIVGDVVMGKQCSVWYNAVLRGDVHFIKMGDKVNVQDGAVVHCTYKKSPTTIGNNVSIGHNAIVHGCTIKDNVLIGMGSIVMDDCVVESNSIIAAGAVVTKGTHIPSGTVFAGMPAKKIKDISIELSEGEVNRIANNYVTYSSWFKDKE from the coding sequence ATGATTTGTAAAGAAGTAAATGGTAAATCACCACAAATAGGAGAAGACTGTTTTATAGCAGAAAATGCAACTATTGTTGGTGATGTGGTAATGGGTAAACAATGTAGTGTTTGGTATAATGCTGTATTACGTGGAGATGTACATTTTATAAAAATGGGAGATAAAGTAAACGTACAAGACGGTGCAGTTGTACATTGTACTTACAAAAAAAGTCCTACTACAATTGGTAATAATGTATCTATTGGTCACAATGCAATTGTGCACGGTTGTACTATTAAAGACAATGTTTTAATAGGTATGGGAAGTATTGTAATGGATGATTGTGTGGTAGAAAGTAATAGCATTATTGCTGCAGGCGCAGTTGTAACAAAAGGTACGCATATACCTTCTGGAACGGTATTTGCAGGTATGCCAGCAAAGAAGATTAAGGATATAAGCATAGAATTGAGCGAAGGAGAAGTGAACCGCATAGCTAATAATTACGTAACATATTCTAGTTGGTTTAAAGACAAGGAATAA
- the fabD gene encoding ACP S-malonyltransferase, giving the protein MNAYIFPGQGAQFVGMGLDLYEKYPLAQELFEKANDILGFRITDIMFEGTPEDLKQTKVTQPAIYLHSVIMSKVMGDTFKPDMVAGHSLGEFSALVANGTLTFEDGLKLVSKRALAMQKACEMQSSTMAAVLGLEDAVVEKVCEEIDGVVVAANYNCPGQLVISGEVEAINAACEKLKEAGARRALLLPVGGAFHSPLMEPAREELAAAIENTTFSEPSCPIYQNVPTTAVKNAEEIKKNLISQLTAPVKWTQSVQNMVADGATLFTEVGPGKVLQGLVKKINRASETTSAELA; this is encoded by the coding sequence ATGAATGCATATATATTTCCTGGTCAAGGAGCACAGTTTGTAGGAATGGGGTTAGATCTTTATGAGAAGTACCCTTTGGCACAAGAATTATTTGAAAAAGCAAATGACATATTAGGTTTTCGTATTACAGACATTATGTTTGAAGGTACACCAGAAGACTTAAAGCAAACTAAAGTTACACAACCAGCAATATACTTACACTCTGTTATAATGAGTAAAGTAATGGGAGATACTTTTAAGCCAGATATGGTTGCAGGACATTCATTAGGAGAATTTTCAGCATTAGTAGCAAATGGAACACTAACTTTTGAAGACGGTTTAAAACTAGTATCTAAAAGAGCTTTAGCAATGCAAAAAGCTTGCGAAATGCAATCTAGTACAATGGCAGCTGTTTTAGGTTTAGAAGATGCTGTTGTAGAAAAAGTTTGCGAAGAAATTGACGGTGTTGTTGTTGCTGCAAATTATAACTGTCCAGGGCAATTGGTTATTTCTGGAGAAGTAGAAGCAATTAATGCTGCTTGTGAAAAATTAAAAGAAGCAGGTGCCAGAAGGGCCTTGTTATTACCAGTTGGTGGCGCATTTCACTCGCCTTTAATGGAGCCAGCAAGAGAAGAGTTAGCTGCGGCTATAGAAAATACAACTTTTAGTGAGCCAAGTTGCCCAATTTACCAAAATGTACCTACTACGGCGGTAAAAAATGCAGAGGAAATAAAGAAGAATTTAATATCACAATTAACAGCTCCTGTAAAATGGACACAAAGTGTGCAAAATATGGTTGCAGATGGTGCAACATTATTTACAGAAGTTGGTCCTGGTAAAGTTTTACAAGGCTTGGTGAAAAAAATTAATAGAGCATCAGAAACTACATCGGCAGAATTAGCTTAA
- a CDS encoding gliding motility-associated C-terminal domain-containing protein, translating into MKIKQLGSFKCIKKQRTLSLLVMFFCFSFFAFGQNVSVQRTNDAEETGQVAGSFRISRTGNTFTGLRVNYTITGTATNGTDYASIGGSILIPVFNNSINLDIDGVVDDTLIEGDETVIITLSENSEYNINPLAASARIIIVDNEPVCATAPDAPELRTGEETTFCDSFTKDLNDYVASATPAGTVLTWSSSDDLLDDSSYYDSSIIGFSGEFYGFYLDEANNCVSPPLKITIVQNSSPTVTGTSDSRCGEGSVTLTGTTTDGSLLWYDAPSGGTLVHTGLNFDTPSLSVTTSYYVEATANGCTSDRVEVVATINTQPSSGTGTDATACSLPGNGRVTVVNLDDQLTGADTGEWTLTSQPASSSITIDANSVDFANQPLGEYQFTYTTTGFVAPCTAESTTITITVLDCAPTDTDLSVTKIVDRDEVFTGEDVVFTITVENLTGDPVTAIEITDVLDETTGFEYVSNIAQLGSFNSATGIWSIAELAAGESTSLEITATVIDGGTHINTAEITSSNPVDTATANNQSSATVAIKQIDMSISKSVNKVTATVGDVVVFTITLTNETDGLVTDISVTDILNSTTGFTHVSNTTTTGNYDATTGVWTLDEILGNETQVLEITAMVLEEGTHVNTVEITDSFPIDEANVDNNIASVAVSIEPRSNDECGFMFNQFSPNSDGVNDFLRINCIETYPNNTLTIFNRLGSEVYSVTNYQNNWDGTWKKGDLPNGTYFYVLDLADGSEVKKGWIQIIR; encoded by the coding sequence ATGAAAATTAAACAATTAGGCAGTTTTAAATGTATTAAAAAGCAAAGGACTTTAAGTCTTTTAGTGATGTTCTTTTGTTTTAGTTTTTTTGCTTTTGGACAAAATGTTTCTGTACAGAGAACTAATGATGCTGAAGAAACTGGTCAAGTGGCAGGTAGTTTTAGAATTTCTAGAACAGGTAATACATTTACTGGTTTACGTGTAAATTATACCATAACTGGTACAGCTACTAATGGTACAGATTATGCTTCAATAGGTGGGTCAATATTAATCCCAGTTTTTAATAATAGTATTAATTTGGATATAGATGGTGTGGTAGATGACACCTTAATAGAAGGAGATGAAACTGTAATTATTACACTATCTGAAAACTCAGAATACAATATAAACCCTTTAGCAGCTTCTGCTAGGATTATTATTGTAGATAACGAGCCTGTTTGTGCAACAGCACCAGATGCTCCAGAGTTAAGAACTGGTGAAGAAACTACTTTTTGTGATAGTTTTACTAAAGATTTAAATGACTATGTAGCCAGTGCTACACCAGCAGGTACAGTGCTTACTTGGAGTAGTAGTGATGATTTGTTAGATGATTCTTCTTATTATGATAGTTCTATAATAGGATTTTCGGGAGAATTTTATGGGTTTTATTTAGATGAAGCTAACAATTGTGTTAGTCCGCCTTTAAAAATTACAATAGTTCAAAATAGTAGCCCAACTGTTACAGGGACTTCTGATTCTAGATGTGGAGAAGGTTCTGTAACATTAACAGGAACCACAACAGATGGTTCTTTATTATGGTATGACGCTCCTTCTGGAGGAACATTGGTGCATACAGGATTAAATTTTGATACTCCATCTTTATCAGTTACTACATCGTATTACGTAGAGGCTACAGCAAACGGTTGTACTTCAGATAGGGTAGAGGTTGTGGCAACAATAAATACACAACCTTCTTCTGGTACAGGTACAGATGCTACAGCTTGTTCTTTACCAGGTAATGGAAGAGTAACGGTAGTAAATTTAGATGATCAATTAACAGGTGCAGATACTGGTGAGTGGACATTAACTTCGCAACCTGCATCTAGTTCTATTACAATAGATGCAAATAGTGTAGATTTTGCAAATCAGCCATTAGGAGAGTATCAATTTACATATACAACAACAGGTTTTGTTGCTCCTTGTACAGCAGAGTCTACTACTATAACTATTACGGTGTTAGATTGTGCACCTACAGATACAGATTTATCTGTAACAAAAATAGTAGATAGAGATGAAGTTTTTACAGGTGAAGATGTAGTTTTTACTATTACTGTAGAAAACTTAACCGGAGATCCTGTAACAGCTATAGAAATTACAGATGTTTTAGATGAAACTACTGGTTTTGAATATGTTTCTAATATAGCACAATTAGGTAGTTTTAATAGCGCCACTGGCATTTGGTCAATTGCAGAATTAGCAGCAGGTGAAAGTACCTCATTAGAAATTACAGCTACTGTTATAGATGGTGGTACACACATAAATACCGCAGAAATAACAAGTAGTAACCCTGTAGATACAGCAACAGCAAACAACCAAAGTTCTGCTACAGTTGCTATTAAGCAGATAGATATGTCTATTTCTAAGTCTGTAAACAAAGTAACAGCCACTGTAGGTGATGTTGTTGTTTTTACAATTACATTAACCAATGAAACAGATGGTTTGGTTACAGATATAAGTGTTACAGATATTTTAAATAGTACAACTGGTTTTACACACGTATCCAACACAACTACTACGGGTAATTATGATGCTACAACAGGCGTATGGACGTTAGATGAAATTTTAGGGAATGAAACTCAGGTTCTAGAAATTACAGCTATGGTTTTAGAAGAAGGTACACACGTAAATACTGTAGAAATTACAGATTCTTTTCCTATTGATGAGGCTAATGTAGATAATAACATAGCATCTGTTGCCGTAAGTATAGAGCCAAGAAGTAATGACGAGTGCGGATTTATGTTTAATCAATTTTCTCCAAATTCAGACGGAGTTAATGATTTTTTACGCATTAATTGTATAGAGACTTATCCAAATAATACTTTAACTATTTTTAATAGATTGGGTAGCGAGGTTTATAGCGTAACCAATTACCAAAACAATTGGGACGGTACTTGGAAAAAAGGAGACTTGCCAAACGGAACTTACTTTTATGTGTTAGATTTGGCAGATGGCTCAGAAGTTAAAAAAGGATGGATTCAAATCATAAGATGA
- a CDS encoding PorP/SprF family type IX secretion system membrane protein, whose amino-acid sequence MKKSLHIYKCLSILMLFFIAANSYAQKEPQYTQYMYNIGSFNPAYVGSVEDPEIISLYRTQWVGVPGAPTTIRLGANIPFSNEKTGLGFNAYSDKLGPMSQSLINVSYSYQVKLSDNVKWSFGINAGASILDIDFTKGDFEYENEPAIQDTQYNEFYPIIGAGTFVYADNWYLGLSVPNLLTSTLYNDEVAVIEEDKTQVNFIGGVVFDLSDELKFKPAFLVNYITDSPLNVNLSTNFLISDLVTVGASYRFDNAVSGLAGFQVSNSIYVGYSYDYSTNAFKNYNDGSHEVILKFYLGKSGGTKRSKGPKDNKKPKQIDTPRFF is encoded by the coding sequence ATGAAAAAATCCCTTCATATATACAAGTGCCTAAGTATACTAATGTTGTTTTTTATTGCAGCTAATTCCTATGCTCAAAAAGAACCACAGTATACGCAGTATATGTACAATATTGGTAGTTTTAACCCTGCTTATGTTGGTAGTGTAGAGGATCCAGAAATTATAAGTTTGTATAGAACCCAATGGGTAGGTGTTCCTGGTGCACCTACCACAATACGCTTAGGAGCAAATATTCCTTTTTCTAATGAAAAAACAGGACTTGGTTTTAATGCATATTCAGACAAGTTAGGACCAATGAGTCAGTCTTTAATAAATGTATCATACTCTTACCAGGTAAAATTATCAGACAATGTAAAATGGTCTTTTGGTATAAATGCAGGAGCATCAATTTTAGATATCGATTTTACAAAAGGAGATTTTGAATATGAGAATGAACCAGCAATACAAGATACACAGTACAATGAGTTTTACCCAATTATTGGCGCAGGTACATTTGTATATGCAGACAATTGGTATTTAGGGCTTTCTGTACCTAACTTGCTAACAAGTACGCTGTATAATGATGAGGTTGCTGTTATTGAAGAAGATAAAACTCAGGTTAACTTTATTGGTGGTGTTGTTTTTGATTTAAGTGATGAACTAAAGTTTAAACCGGCATTTTTGGTAAATTATATTACCGATTCTCCTTTAAACGTAAACTTATCTACTAATTTTTTAATTAGTGATTTGGTGACCGTAGGTGCATCATACAGGTTTGATAATGCGGTAAGCGGTTTAGCAGGTTTTCAAGTGTCTAACTCTATTTATGTAGGATATTCTTATGACTATTCTACAAATGCATTTAAAAACTATAATGATGGCTCTCATGAGGTTATTTTAAAGTTTTATTTAGGTAAATCTGGCGGAACAAAAAGGAGTAAAGGCCCAAAAGACAATAAAAAACCTAAACAAATAGACACACCAAGATTCTTTTAA
- a CDS encoding OmpA family protein — protein sequence MKFKLSFLLLNLVVLSVCAQNLKSAGDRYFFQYKYEQAVKEYEKESKETVLTTQQFLNYAEAYFNTKQFKKAWQTYEMILESDAIVTPFHYNKMLRSLYAISGKDEMNKYLENDTILKEASWAENAKFNFDIENKKDVVLPNYTIFNIKGNSIAADFSPSFYKDKLLFTSDRVLTLAKKKKKKEERIYLDIYESEIEDDGDITNVKPYNSIPKANFHEATPYYSAELDKLFYVLSNEKNGEMLYDEKGKNALSIAEVDRNNRFNFILKHLSTSFYYPFYDANSQRLYFAANFEDSSYGGTDIYYVNTSNGQIMSAPINLGPRVNTPGNEISPFVFENGLYFSSDVFYGYGGMDIYKSNLKADGSAGVPINLGKGINSAKDDFGFIVKNNTTGGLEGYFSSNRDGGKGKDDIYGFTVAEKPKLNTIVLQGKTLNPLTNIRIGNVAIKVLDQNNKVIKELESAEDGSYEIEVPWQEKITIIASKKKYSLFRQFYTAEELKNKKQTPIYLDFADDFVVEKEGKSMLKLNKFIFKTKSSKLTPDIIKELDKAITIIKKFPEFNLQIESHTDSKGGSSSNFRISQARADNIKKYLLNNGIPSKNILYTIGYGEDHVLNKCVNGVYCIDYFHAENRRCNIVVLNYKELY from the coding sequence ATGAAATTTAAACTTAGCTTTTTACTTTTAAATTTAGTTGTACTATCTGTTTGTGCTCAAAATTTGAAGTCTGCAGGAGATCGTTATTTCTTTCAATATAAGTATGAGCAGGCAGTTAAAGAATATGAAAAAGAGAGTAAAGAAACTGTACTTACTACGCAACAGTTTTTAAACTACGCAGAGGCATATTTTAATACAAAACAGTTTAAAAAAGCGTGGCAAACTTATGAAATGATTTTGGAAAGTGATGCTATAGTTACTCCATTTCATTACAACAAAATGCTACGTAGTTTATACGCAATATCTGGAAAAGATGAAATGAATAAGTATTTAGAAAACGATACTATTTTAAAAGAAGCATCTTGGGCAGAAAATGCAAAGTTTAATTTTGATATTGAAAATAAAAAAGACGTAGTACTACCTAACTATACTATTTTTAATATAAAAGGAAATAGTATTGCGGCAGACTTTTCACCATCATTTTACAAAGATAAATTACTTTTCACTAGTGATAGAGTGCTTACTTTAGCAAAGAAAAAAAAGAAAAAAGAAGAGAGAATATACTTAGATATTTATGAAAGTGAAATAGAGGATGATGGTGATATTACCAATGTAAAACCATATAACAGTATTCCTAAAGCTAACTTTCATGAGGCAACACCATATTACTCTGCAGAGTTAGATAAGTTATTTTATGTGCTATCTAATGAAAAAAATGGTGAAATGCTGTATGATGAAAAAGGAAAAAATGCACTTTCTATTGCAGAAGTAGACCGTAACAATAGGTTTAATTTTATACTTAAGCACTTAAGTACTAGCTTTTATTATCCTTTTTACGATGCAAATTCTCAGCGTTTATATTTTGCTGCTAATTTTGAAGATAGCAGCTATGGAGGTACAGATATTTATTATGTAAATACCAGCAATGGACAAATTATGTCTGCGCCAATAAATTTAGGACCAAGGGTAAATACTCCTGGAAATGAAATTTCTCCTTTTGTTTTTGAAAACGGATTATATTTTTCTTCTGATGTTTTTTATGGCTACGGAGGTATGGATATTTACAAGTCTAATTTAAAGGCAGATGGCAGTGCAGGTGTACCAATAAATTTAGGAAAAGGTATTAACTCCGCTAAAGACGACTTTGGTTTTATTGTAAAAAATAATACTACTGGCGGCTTAGAAGGTTACTTTTCATCTAATAGAGATGGTGGTAAAGGTAAAGATGATATTTACGGTTTTACAGTAGCAGAAAAGCCTAAACTTAATACCATTGTATTGCAGGGTAAAACTTTAAATCCACTAACTAATATTAGGATTGGTAATGTAGCTATAAAAGTACTAGACCAAAATAATAAAGTAATAAAAGAGTTAGAGTCTGCAGAAGATGGTTCTTATGAAATAGAAGTGCCTTGGCAAGAAAAAATTACAATAATAGCTTCTAAAAAGAAATACTCTTTATTTAGACAGTTTTATACTGCTGAAGAATTAAAAAATAAAAAACAAACTCCTATATACTTAGACTTTGCAGATGATTTTGTGGTAGAAAAAGAAGGAAAATCTATGCTTAAGTTAAATAAGTTTATTTTTAAAACCAAAAGCAGTAAACTTACACCAGATATTATAAAAGAGTTAGATAAGGCAATAACAATAATTAAAAAGTTCCCAGAGTTTAACCTTCAAATAGAATCGCATACAGACAGTAAGGGAGGTTCTTCATCTAACTTTAGAATTTCACAAGCACGTGCAGATAATATTAAAAAATACCTTTTAAATAACGGTATACCTTCTAAAAATATTTTATACACTATTGGTTACGGAGAAGATCACGTACTAAACAAATGTGTAAATGGTGTGTATTGTATAGACTACTTTCACGCAGAAAACCGTAGGTGCAACATTGTTGTTTTAAATTATAAAGAGCTGTATTAA
- the acs gene encoding acetate--CoA ligase → MSNYHIKHLEEYFQVYRKSVRNPEAFWEEIAEEHFLWRKKWDNVLSWDFSKPEVKWFENAKLNITENCIDRHLTTRGEKTAILFEPNNPNEEAQHISYYELHKRVCKMANVLKENGVKKGDRVCIYLPMIPELAVSLLACARIGAIHSVVFAGFSSNALATRINDSDCKLVITSDGSFRGKKSIDLKGIVDVALNDCPGVKTVLVAKRTNAEITMVEGRDKWLQPLLDEAYGDCVAEIMDAEDPLFILYTSGSTGTPKGMVHTTGGYMVYTAYTFKNIFQYKENDIYWCTADIGWITGHSYIVYGPLANGATTVMFEGVPSYPDFGRFWEVVEKHKVTQFYTAPTAIRALAKENMDFVENHDLSSLKVLGSVGEPINEEAWHWYNNNVGKNNSPIVDTWWQTETGGIMISPIPYVTPTTPTYATLPFIGIQPALMDENGQEVKGNQVEGRLCIKYPWPSIARTIWGNHERYRDTYFSAYKDKYFTGDGALRDGVGYYRITGRVDDVIIVSGHNLGTAPIEDTINEHPAVAESAIVGFPHDVKGNALYGYVILKEFGETRDRDNLRNEINQQITEHIGPIAKLDKIQFVTGLPKTRSGKIMRRILRKIASNDTGNLGDISTLLNPEIVKEIMDNSL, encoded by the coding sequence ATGAGTAATTATCACATTAAGCATTTAGAGGAGTATTTTCAGGTATACCGAAAATCTGTACGTAACCCAGAAGCATTTTGGGAAGAAATAGCTGAAGAACATTTTTTATGGAGGAAAAAGTGGGATAATGTTTTAAGTTGGGATTTTTCTAAACCAGAGGTTAAATGGTTTGAAAATGCAAAACTGAATATTACGGAGAATTGTATAGACAGACATTTAACAACTAGAGGAGAAAAAACAGCAATTCTTTTTGAACCTAACAACCCTAATGAGGAAGCGCAACACATTAGTTATTACGAGTTGCATAAGCGTGTTTGTAAAATGGCTAATGTATTAAAAGAAAACGGCGTTAAAAAAGGTGATAGGGTTTGTATTTACTTACCTATGATTCCGGAATTAGCAGTTTCTTTATTAGCTTGTGCAAGAATAGGAGCTATACATTCTGTTGTTTTTGCAGGCTTTTCTTCTAATGCATTGGCAACAAGAATTAATGACTCTGATTGTAAACTTGTAATTACCTCTGATGGTTCTTTTAGAGGTAAAAAGTCTATTGATTTAAAAGGTATTGTAGATGTTGCTTTAAATGATTGTCCTGGGGTAAAAACTGTTTTGGTAGCAAAACGTACCAATGCAGAGATTACAATGGTAGAAGGTAGGGATAAGTGGTTACAACCACTGTTAGATGAAGCTTATGGAGATTGTGTGGCAGAAATAATGGATGCAGAAGATCCATTATTTATTTTATATACATCTGGTTCTACTGGTACGCCAAAAGGTATGGTACACACTACAGGTGGTTATATGGTGTATACAGCGTATACGTTTAAAAATATTTTTCAGTATAAAGAAAATGATATTTATTGGTGTACAGCAGATATTGGGTGGATTACTGGCCACTCTTACATTGTTTATGGTCCTTTAGCAAATGGCGCTACTACAGTAATGTTTGAAGGTGTGCCTTCTTATCCAGATTTTGGACGCTTTTGGGAAGTTGTAGAAAAACATAAAGTGACTCAGTTTTATACCGCACCAACAGCTATTAGAGCTTTAGCAAAAGAAAATATGGATTTTGTAGAAAACCATGATTTATCTTCCTTAAAAGTATTGGGCTCTGTAGGCGAACCTATAAATGAGGAAGCCTGGCATTGGTATAACAATAATGTAGGTAAAAATAATAGTCCTATTGTAGATACGTGGTGGCAAACAGAAACTGGTGGAATTATGATTTCTCCTATACCGTATGTTACACCGACAACACCTACATATGCAACGTTGCCTTTTATTGGTATACAACCTGCCTTAATGGATGAAAACGGACAAGAAGTAAAAGGAAATCAAGTAGAAGGGCGTTTGTGTATTAAATATCCCTGGCCTTCTATTGCAAGAACTATTTGGGGCAATCATGAAAGATATAGAGATACCTATTTTTCTGCCTATAAAGACAAATATTTTACAGGTGATGGCGCATTAAGAGATGGTGTTGGTTATTACAGAATTACAGGTCGTGTAGATGATGTTATTATTGTATCTGGACATAATTTAGGTACCGCACCAATTGAAGATACCATAAATGAGCATCCGGCTGTAGCAGAATCTGCAATTGTAGGTTTTCCGCATGATGTAAAAGGAAATGCTTTGTATGGTTATGTTATTTTAAAAGAGTTTGGTGAAACTAGAGATAGAGATAATTTACGAAATGAAATAAATCAGCAAATAACAGAACACATTGGACCTATTGCTAAGCTAGATAAAATACAATTTGTAACTGGCCTGCCTAAAACAAGAAGTGGTAAAATTATGCGTCGTATTTTGCGTAAAATAGCTTCTAATGATACGGGGAATTTAGGTGATATTAGTACGTTGCTAAATCCAGAAATTGTTAAGGAAATTATGGATAACTCACTATAA
- a CDS encoding NRAMP family divalent metal transporter, which produces MQKITTLLKNLGPGLLFASMAIGTSHLVLSTKAGAQYGWIMLVPIILANILKYPFFEFGIRYTNATNKTLIEGYLNRGKGYLWFYALITLVSTFTILAALYLVTSGLLINLLNFTNASITLVAFALFAFISALLIIGKYVFLEKSLKIIVSILGIALLATTAMVIFKGKVNEVANFNPPSLFSNASILFIIGLVGWMPTAVETSSWLSMWTIEKQKLTNKKLNLKEALSEFNFGYIVTAILAIFFMTIGCLSLYGTNTEMSSSAVGFADQLINLFTVHIGEWTTIFVATAAFATMFSSCMTAHDAIARVSIDVLQKLKNKPNNTTEEIKKQSKSYFTIAVLVLTVINLAVIVFFNSNMGKVVALATFVSFIVAPVVGYMNLKNVLSTDVAKEHQPKKWLQILTYLGILFLSLFAVYYCYIEIIA; this is translated from the coding sequence ATGCAAAAAATTACAACTTTACTTAAAAATTTAGGGCCAGGGTTACTTTTTGCAAGTATGGCAATTGGCACCTCTCACCTAGTATTGTCTACCAAAGCTGGGGCACAATATGGTTGGATAATGTTAGTACCTATTATACTTGCTAATATTTTAAAATATCCTTTTTTTGAGTTTGGTATTAGGTATACCAACGCTACTAACAAAACACTTATAGAGGGCTATTTAAATCGTGGTAAAGGGTATTTATGGTTTTATGCACTAATTACACTTGTGTCTACATTTACCATTTTAGCAGCTTTGTATTTGGTAACTTCTGGTTTACTTATAAATCTTTTAAATTTCACAAATGCATCTATAACCCTAGTTGCATTTGCTTTATTTGCTTTTATATCTGCACTACTTATTATTGGTAAATATGTTTTTTTAGAAAAATCTTTAAAAATTATAGTTTCAATTTTAGGAATTGCGCTTTTAGCTACAACTGCTATGGTTATTTTTAAGGGTAAGGTTAATGAAGTTGCCAACTTTAATCCTCCGTCACTTTTTAGCAATGCCAGCATTTTATTTATTATTGGTTTAGTTGGTTGGATGCCTACTGCCGTAGAAACCTCTAGTTGGTTAAGTATGTGGACCATTGAAAAGCAAAAACTAACCAACAAAAAATTAAACCTTAAAGAAGCATTGTCTGAATTTAACTTTGGCTACATTGTTACTGCAATACTTGCTATATTTTTTATGACAATTGGGTGCTTATCTCTTTATGGCACAAATACAGAAATGAGTAGTAGTGCTGTAGGTTTTGCAGATCAACTAATTAATTTATTTACTGTACATATTGGTGAGTGGACAACCATTTTTGTTGCTACAGCTGCTTTTGCAACAATGTTTAGTTCTTGTATGACGGCTCATGATGCAATTGCAAGGGTTAGTATTGATGTATTACAAAAACTAAAAAACAAGCCAAATAATACCACTGAAGAAATAAAAAAACAAAGTAAATCTTATTTTACGATAGCCGTACTTGTGCTTACGGTTATAAATTTGGCTGTAATTGTATTTTTTAATTCTAATATGGGAAAAGTAGTAGCTTTGGCTACATTTGTATCTTTTATAGTAGCTCCTGTAGTTGGTTATATGAATTTAAAAAATGTACTAAGTACAGATGTAGCTAAAGAGCACCAGCCTAAAAAGTGGTTACAAATACTTACTTACCTGGGCATTTTATTTTTAAGTCTTTTTGCTGTTTACTATTGTTATATAGAAATTATTGCATAA